The region TGTCGAGATGGATCAGTAAATCCTGTTCTACTAAACACTAAGCCAAGAGTGCTTGCGGGGCGACGTAAAAGCGGATTTCTGAGCTTAGCAATGGGTGCAATATCAACATTCACCCGGTCTGCCAGATCTTTACTTTCTACTAAAATAGTTGGTGCGGGCTATATAGAAATGGGCGCTAAAACCAGCAGCCGACCAGCATTCCGGCCAGGAGCACAAACCCGATCGTCACGTTTTCCGCAAACATTTTGCCGTAGGCCGCGCGGGACAGTTGCCGATCGCTCAGGCGCAGATATTGCTGAACCCAAAGACCGATCGCCCCGAATAGGGTGAGCCAAAAACCAATGTTTAGCTCCAGGGCCAAAGCCGTGTAGGCCAACAGCAGCGCCGTACCCGCATAGAACGCCCCGATCGCCTGGGGAGCCAAATCGCCAAAGAAGAGGGCGCTGGAGTGGATGCCCAACCGGCGATCGTCCTCCCGATCGGCCAGGGCATAAACCGTATCAAAGCCCAGCGTCCAGAGCACCACCGCGCCCCACAGCAACCAGGCCGGCAAGTCCAAACTGGGCGGGTCGATCGCCGCGCTCCAAGGAATCAGCACCGCAAACCCCCAGGCGATCGCCAGCACCAATTGCGGAACTGGAAACACCCGCTTGGCCGCAGGATAGAGCGCAATCACCGGCACAGCCGCCACAGAAAGCAGCACGCTCAAGCCATTCAAAAAGGGCAACAGCCCGGCCGCACAAAGGGCCGCCACCAGCATCACCCCCACGCCCACTTTCACCGAGAGTGATCGGGCGGCCAGGGGCCGTTGTTTGGTGCGTTCTACCTTGGGGTCAATGTTGCGATCCCACAGGTCATTCACCACGCAACCGGCGGCACTGGTGGTGATTGTGCCCACCACCACCAGCAGCACCAACAGGGGATGGGGCCGGCCGTCACTGGCCAACACCAGGGCCCACAGGGCCGGAATCAGCAGAATCAGCCGCCCCGCCGGTTTGTCCCAGCGCAGCAACCGCACGATCGCCCGCCCTGTTTGCTGAAGGTTGCCCATGGGTGAATGTGGGGATGGGTGCGTTTAGGCAATTTCGATCGAGTAGTTTTCGATGGTGGGGTTGGCCAACAGGCGATCGCACATTTCATCCACTTGGCTGCGGGCCGCTTCTGGATCCGTCGCCGCCACGGTCAGCTCAATGTATTTGCCAATGCGGACAGAATCCACCCCTTCATAGCCCAACTGCTTCAGGCCGGACTGCACCGCCACACCGGCCGGATCGAGCACAGAGGGACGCAGGGTAACGTGGATTTTGGCGCGATATTGCTGGGTACTCACGGGGCTAGAAACCTCTGGGATGGCGACGATCGAGTTGGGGGAACCAAGGGTGATGCTAACTTTTGGGTTGGGATTGAGCAACCACGGCAATCCAACGATCAAGACACTATCTTAAAGCGAGGGGGGCCGGTTCCCGCAGCCAGGCTGCGGGAGTTCCCTCGGGAGCCAGATTCCGCCAGGAACCGGCTGAAAAACCTGATTGAATAGGAAAAGAACCACCCCGATCGAGCCAGCATTCTTCGGGGTCTGAGATCGCCATGAAACGACCCCTGACCCGAAACCAAGAGCGTGTTTTGCAGGTGCTGCAAACCATTGAAGGCGAAATTTCTGCCCAAGCGCTCTACATCAAACTGCGCGACGTGGGGCAAGGCATGGGGCTGGCCACGGTTTATCGGGCCCTGGAAACCCTGAAGCTGAACGGGGCGGTGCAGGTGCGAATGCTGGCCAGCGGTGAATCGCTCTACAGTTTTATCAAGAAAGATCGCCACCACTTGAACTGTATCCAATGTGGGCGATCACAACCGATTCATGAATGTCCCGTGCAGGATTTGACCCAGCGATTGAGCATGGAGCACCGGTTTCGGGTGTTTTATCACACGTTGGAGTTTTACGGCCTGTGCGATCGCTGTAGTGCGCGGGATGAGGGAACGGGCGATCGGGGTCATGGCGATTCGGCCAATGGCGATCGCACCAATCACCAAGAGAATCACCCAGAAAGTCACCCAGAACCAAACTTGCCTAAGGTGGATTGTGCCTGCCATCCCACTTCCTTGGCAGACTCATCTAGCTCGGTGCAACTCAGTTCTTTGGGCGATCGCTTCGATCTGGGGGCCGGCTCAGCGGGAGGCTGAGCGGATCCCGAAAAAGGGCTTTTACTTTTGGGCACAGTCGGAATTAGTTCGATATTAATTCGATGCGTTTTGGGCCAGAAAAGCCGTCAGCTCTCCAGCGTTGGGTAGGGCAGATTGGGCCCCCGATCGGGTGGTTGTGAGTGCGCCCGCCGCCGCTGCTCGCCGCACGGCCACCGAGAGGGGTTGTCCCGCCACCAAGGCCGCCGCCAGCGCTCCATTAAACCCATCACCCGCCGCCACAGAGTCGATCGCCCTGACTGGGAAGGCCGGTTGCCAAAAACAATCCGTCGGCCCAGCCACCCAAGCCCCTTGCTCGCCCAGGGTCACAATGGCCCCCTTGGCTCCCAACTCCTGGAGCCTGGTAGCCGCGCGGGCCGCATCCTCGGGGGTTTGCACCGGGAAGCCCACCAGTTGGGCCGCTTCCGTGGCGTTGGGAGTGATCCAATCGATCGCGGCCCAAAGTTCCGGGGGGAGGTGCTCGGGAGCCGGGGCCGGATCCAAAAGAACGATCGCCCCGGCCGCTTGACCCGCTTGGGCCGCAGCCACCACGGCCGCCAAGGGTACTTCCAGTTGCAATAACAGGGCGATCGGGCGCGGCGCACTGCCCAAGGAGCGCTGGAGGCGATCAACCTCAGCACCGCCCACCGCCTGGTTAGCCCCGGGCAGCACGATGATTTGGTTTTGGCCCAGGCCATCCACTGCAATCCAGGCCTGGCCCGTGGGAGCCAAGGAATCGATCGCCACCCGGCTGACATCAACGCCGCTGGTTTGCAGATCTTGCAACAGGATTTCCCCGATCGCGTCTTCACCCACGCGGCCAATCAGAGCCGTGGCCGCTCCCAACTTGGCCGCCGCAACGGCCTGATTCGCCCCTTTGCCGCCGCTGGCCTCCCCGATCGCCCCAGCCAAGACCGTTTCTCCCGGTTGTGGCAACTTGGCCACCGCCACCGTGCGATCGGCATTAATGCTGCCCAAAACCCAAACCTGTGCCATAGTCTGCCCCCCGATCGATAATAGGGAACTCCCGTGGGCGAATTCCCCAGATTTGGGGCCAGTTTACGGCTGGACTCGGGTTCCATACACATCCAACTCCACCGGCCCCGCCACAGCTCCAATGCCCGTTGCCGTCCAAGCCGCTTGCATGGCTTCACCCACGGCCGCCGCCTTGTCTCGGTGGGCCAAGGCCAGCAGGGTTGGGCCCGCTCCGCTAATCACCAACTCATAGGCTCCCGCCTCGATCGCCGCCTGCCGTACCGCCTCAAAGCCGGGAATTAGGGTCATGCGATAGGGTTGGTGAATCCGATCCTGCATGGCAGTGGTTAGCCAATCGCCGCGCCCTTCGTTGATGCCCCGCAACAAGAGACCTAAGTGAGCCGCATTGAAAATGGCATCGGCCCGGGAATAGCTGGGGGGCAACACGCTGCGAGCCGCTTCGGTGGATAGCTCAAAGTTGGGAACTGCGATCACCGGTTGAATTGAGGAATGCCAAGGCACTTCGCATTGGGTCCAAATCCCTTCGCGATCGGCCGCCAAACGACAGCCCCCCAACAGGGCCGGCACGATGTTATCGGGATGGCCTTCCGTTTCGATCGCCAGGGCCAACACCTGGGCCGGCGACAGCGCCCCCCCTAACAAATAGTTTGCTCCGGCAATGCCCGCCGCGATCGCCGTGGCCGAGCTGCCCAATCCCCGGGCCAAGGGCACACCCAAGCCAATCTCAATCCGCACCGGGTAAGGCGTTTCCTGCGCCAGTTCAAACACCTTGGCGTAGGAGCGATAAACCAGGTTGGTTTCATCCCGCGAGACGCGATCCGCCTCCGTGCCGGTGGGAATAATTTCTAAGCCCGACTCAATTCGGGTGAAGCGAAATTCGTTGTACAACGCCAACGAAGCCCCCAAACAGTCGAAGCCGGGGCCCAAGTTGGCGGTGGTGGCAGGAACGGTGACGGTAACGGCGTTCAAGGAGGTCATGGCTAAAGAATGGCAATCGGCGGGCGGCGATCGCGGCTGCGGTCGATCGCGCCCAGAGCCACTACACTTTACAGCCGGTTTAGCCACAGGGCCCGCAGCCCCGCCGCTGTGGCCCCTTGGTAGTCATCCTCCAAGCTGTCGCCAATGTGCCAAGCGGCCGCCGGTTCACAGCCATGCTGGGCCAGGGCCGCAACAAACACGGCGCGATCGGGCTTGGCGGCTCCCACCTCCGTCGAGAGGGTGAAACTCTTGAAATAGCGCGTCAAATCCAACGCATCCAACACGCGATAAAGCCGCGTATCAAAATTGGAGAGAATTCCCAGCTCAATGCCCAACCGCTGCCACTTGGCTAAGGTGTCATGCACTTCCGGATACACATACCAAGGGGCCGCCGTGGCAAAGCGATCGTAAAGCGCTGCGAAATAGGCCGCGAAATCCGGAATTTCGGAAAATA is a window of Limnothrix sp. FACHB-406 DNA encoding:
- a CDS encoding 4-hydroxybenzoate solanesyltransferase, which gives rise to MGNLQQTGRAIVRLLRWDKPAGRLILLIPALWALVLASDGRPHPLLVLLVVVGTITTSAAGCVVNDLWDRNIDPKVERTKQRPLAARSLSVKVGVGVMLVAALCAAGLLPFLNGLSVLLSVAAVPVIALYPAAKRVFPVPQLVLAIAWGFAVLIPWSAAIDPPSLDLPAWLLWGAVVLWTLGFDTVYALADREDDRRLGIHSSALFFGDLAPQAIGAFYAGTALLLAYTALALELNIGFWLTLFGAIGLWVQQYLRLSDRQLSRAAYGKMFAENVTIGFVLLAGMLVGCWF
- the purS gene encoding phosphoribosylformylglycinamidine synthase subunit PurS; protein product: MSTQQYRAKIHVTLRPSVLDPAGVAVQSGLKQLGYEGVDSVRIGKYIELTVAATDPEAARSQVDEMCDRLLANPTIENYSIEIA
- a CDS encoding ribokinase, producing MAQVWVLGSINADRTVAVAKLPQPGETVLAGAIGEASGGKGANQAVAAAKLGAATALIGRVGEDAIGEILLQDLQTSGVDVSRVAIDSLAPTGQAWIAVDGLGQNQIIVLPGANQAVGGAEVDRLQRSLGSAPRPIALLLQLEVPLAAVVAAAQAGQAAGAIVLLDPAPAPEHLPPELWAAIDWITPNATEAAQLVGFPVQTPEDAARAATRLQELGAKGAIVTLGEQGAWVAGPTDCFWQPAFPVRAIDSVAAGDGFNGALAAALVAGQPLSVAVRRAAAAGALTTTRSGAQSALPNAGELTAFLAQNASN
- the thrB gene encoding homoserine kinase, which translates into the protein MTSLNAVTVTVPATTANLGPGFDCLGASLALYNEFRFTRIESGLEIIPTGTEADRVSRDETNLVYRSYAKVFELAQETPYPVRIEIGLGVPLARGLGSSATAIAAGIAGANYLLGGALSPAQVLALAIETEGHPDNIVPALLGGCRLAADREGIWTQCEVPWHSSIQPVIAVPNFELSTEAARSVLPPSYSRADAIFNAAHLGLLLRGINEGRGDWLTTAMQDRIHQPYRMTLIPGFEAVRQAAIEAGAYELVISGAGPTLLALAHRDKAAAVGEAMQAAWTATGIGAVAGPVELDVYGTRVQP
- a CDS encoding HAD-IA family hydrolase, with amino-acid sequence MNQKNYPQVIFLDAVGTLFGVAESVGQQYAQMANQLFGLQLDDQALNQAFYDCFKAADPCVFPGVDRDQLPHLEYQWWESLAEQTFTQAGLFSEIPDFAAYFAALYDRFATAAPWYVYPEVHDTLAKWQRLGIELGILSNFDTRLYRVLDALDLTRYFKSFTLSTEVGAAKPDRAVFVAALAQHGCEPAAAWHIGDSLEDDYQGATAAGLRALWLNRL